The genomic region GCCGTGCATCCCTTGGCGCCTGTGCGTTTGAAATATGCCTATGTGCGCCGTGTTTCCGGAAAAATCGTGCCTTTGCCGAGCGCTGGTCTGGATGAGAGCGTGATGCTCCAGCCTAGCTGGGCAGTGGAAGCCGAGCCGCGTCATCCCCAGCGTCTTAAGGCCCAGGAAAAAAAGGCGGCACACGCTCGATTGCTCTCAGCGATCGTGTCTGAGGTGAAAGGCGGTGTTGTCGCTTTTGAGGGGACATCCGTCGATAAAGCACAAGTGGTGCTGAATTATCTGAGAGAACATCGCCTCGTTGATTTTTGAGCTGAGCCCCTGCAATGGGAGGACCACATGCAATTATCAAATGAACTGCGGTCCCTGATAGCCAGACGGCGACCGGGCTATAGCCTGGAAGCGCCATTCTATCAGAGCAAGGAAATTTTCGATCTCGATATGGAGGTCATTTTCGGCGGGACGTGGATTTACGTCGGCTGCGAACCTGACATTCCCGAGCCGGGTGATTATTTCACAGTTCCGATCGGAAAGACGTCAGTCGTCGTGGCTCGTGACGACGACATGTCGATCACGGCGTTTCACAACGTGTGCCGCCATCGCGGCGCGCGCCTTTGCGACGGAGACAAGGGCAGCGTTGGCAATGTCGTTTGTCCTTACCATCAGTGGACTTACGACCTGCGCGGCAATCTGATCCACACGGAGCACATGGGCGATGACTTCGACCGGAGTAAATTCGGTCTGAAGATGGTCCATGTCGGGAATGTTGCTGGGCTGATCTTCGTTTGCCTTGCGGACAATCCGCCTGTCGACTTCGAGCAGATGCGGCGCGAGATGGAGCCCTATATTCTTCCGCACCGCATCAGCGATTGCAAAGTCGCGTATGAGGAAGATCTCATCGAGAACGGCAATTGGAAGTTCACGATGGAGAACAATCGCGAATGCTATCACTGTAAGGGCAATCATCCGGAACTTACTATTTCGCTCTATGAGTTCGGATTCGGGTATCAGCCATCCCCTGAGAATGCAGACGATGTGCGCGCGTTCAAGGATCTGACGACGCGCGAGCATGCAAGGTGGGAATCATGCGGATTACCGTCCGTTGAATTGGAGTTTCTCGACAGCAGGGTGACAGCGTTCCGAACGGAACGGCTTCCGCTCGATAAGGCGGGAGAATCCCAGACGCTCGACAGCAAGGTTGCGTGCAAGAAATTGCTCGGCGATCTTTCTCTGCGCAATCTTGGTGGCCTGTCGTTCTGGACACAGCCGAATTCGTGGCACCATTTTATGAGCGATCACATCGTGACGTTCAGCGTGCTGCCGATCGATGCGGAACGTACGTTGCTGCGGACGAAGTGGCTCGTTCATAAGGATGCCGTGGAAGGGCAGGACTACGATCCCAAGGCGCTCAGCGCTGTTTGGCACGCTACCAATATGCAGGACGGAGCGCTCGTCGAGAGGACACAGGTCGGTTCGTATAGTGCAGCCTATGTTCCTGGGCCTTATTCGCCTTATACGGAAGAACTGGTCGAGAAGTTCATGTCCTGGTATTTCCAGCGGCTTCGGACGGCAACCGGACATGAATCGGCGACCGTCAGCCCGTTTGCCGCGAGCGCCTGAACGACATGAGCGAGATGCAGGACAGGCTCGGCCCGGCGCAGTGGGATGCCGTGCCGGGCAAGTGGAATTCTGACGAAGACGATGTGCTTGTCTGCACGCATGTTCGGGCGGAAACGCATGACGTCAAAAGCTTCTTGTTTCGCACGCCGACGGCAAAGCTGTTTCGTTTTCGTCCAGGGCAGTTCATCACCCTCGAACTCGAGATCGATGGCGAGACGATCAATCGCTGCTATACGATGTCGTCATCGCCGACGCGGCCTGACACGCTGTCGATTACCGTGAAGCGCGTGCCGGGCGGCAAGGTTTCGAACTGGCTCCATGACAATCTGAAAGCTGGCGTTGCTATCAAAGCTTTCGGACCCTCCGGCGAATTCAGTTGCACGTTGCACGCAGCACCGAAGTACCTATTCTTGTCCGGCGGGTCCGGTGTCACGCCGTTGATGTCTATGTCACGTGCGCTTTACGATCTTGGCGAAGATCGCGACGTTGTTTTCGTTCACAGCGCGCGGACGCCGCGGGACATTATTTTCCGCAATGAACTTGCCACTATTGCGCATGGGATGAACCGATTTCGAACGGCATTCGTTTGCGAAAATATCGGCGAGCAACGCGACTGGAGCGCGCCGACAGGCTTTCTGACGCTGCCGCTCTTGAAGTCGATGGTACCGGATCTGTCAGAGCGCGAAATCTTTTGCTGTGGCCCTGAAGCGTACATGGCGAATGTTCGCGCTATGCTGGCGGCCGCCGGTTTCGACATGGCACGCTATCATGAAGAAAGCTTCTCGTTCGAACGATTAAGCCCGGTTGAGCAAGAGGAAGTGCAGGCGGCCGTTGCGGCAGAATCTGTGCCGAGCGTCGGCTTCAAAATCGAGTTCACCAAGTCGGGCCGCACGATTGATTGCCGTCCCGATCAATTCATTCTCGAAGCGGCGAAGGCCGCTGGCCTGCGTCTGCCATTTTCGTGCAGCAAAGGTGTTTGCGGTACGTGCAAAAGCAAGAAAGTCGACGGTCAGGTGGTGATGACACATGGCGGCGGCATCCGGCAACGCGAGGTCGATGCGGGCATGATCCTGATCTGCTGCAGCAAGCCGCTCAGTGATGTAACGATCGAAAAATAACTGAGGTCGTGGGCAGCGCCTCCGCCGGAAAATCAATCTGAACGGCGCAGAATGGCCTGCAGTACGTCTCGGACGCCGATCGAACCGACGAAGCGGTCGTCATCATCGAACAGTGCAACCGGAGCTGTGCCCGATTTATGCATCGCGAGGATCACGGTCTTAAGGCTGGTACCGGGTCTTGCCCAGTAGACTGGTGAGAACTCGTCGGACGGCGTTTCTTCGATTTCGCCGCACGTCACCCAGCTTGCTTGTTTTCCGCGGCATTCGGCGGCTTCAACTTTGCCCGTGCCGTCGATCCTAAATTTGGTCGTTTGCCGCCGGTCGAGCCAGAGCCAGTTGTCGCCGGCTGTTTCAAGGTCGCGCTTGTCGCGCATGACGTTCCAGGCCGTCAGCACGGACAACGGATTGACGTTAGCGATGAAGTCGCGGACGTAATCGTCGGCTGGGTTAAGGACGATGTCTTCCGGCGTCCCCGACTGTACGATGCGTCCGCTTTCCATGATGGTAATGCGGTTGCCGATCTTGAGCGCTTCTTCAAGATCGTGGCTGACGAAGATGATCGTTTTCTTGATGGTCTTTTGAAGCTGCAGCAACTCATCCTGCAGCTTGGTGCGGATCAGCGGATCGAGCGCGGAGAAAGGCTCGTCCATTAACAGGATTGGGGCGTCCGTCGCAAAGGCGCGAGCGAGGCCGACGCGCTGCTGCATGCCGCCTGAAAGTTCGTGTACGTATTTGTCGGCCCAGCTATCGAGCCCGACGAGATGGAGTTGGCGATCGACGCGCTCCTTGAGTTCGGCGGCCGGAACGCCTGCCAGCTCCAAGCCAAGGCCGGCATTCTCGCGCACGGTACGCCACGGCAGCAGCGCGAACTGCTGAAACACCATCGCGACCTGATTCTGTCGCATGTGGCGGAGGGTTGCTGCATCGCAGGTTGCGATATCGACCATGCGGTCGCCGTCCTTCACCAGGAGCGAACCACGCGAGACCTTGTTAAGGCCGTTGACTGCGCGCAGGAGGGTCGATTTCCCGGAGCCGGACAGGCCCATCAGAACGGAAATCTCGCCCTCGTTGACCGTCAGGTTCGCACCGGCGGCGCCGAGCACGGCTCCCGTTTTGGCGAGGATCTCAGCCCGCGTCGCGCCGGCATCGACCATAGCGAGCGTGCGGGCAACGTCCTTGCCGAAGATGATATCGACGTTTTTGAAATCGACCGCGACGCTCATTTGCGGACCTCCGGTTTAATGGCAAGGACGCGATCAAGGATGATGGCGAGGATCACGATTGCAAGGCCGGCTTCGATGCCCAGCGGAATGTTGCGGTTGGCCAACGCGCGGTTGACCGGATTGCCGAGGCTTGGTGCACCGATCAGCGTGGCGAAGACGACCATCGACAACGACAGCATGATGCATTGGGTGAGGCCGGCCATGATGGACGGAAGCGCTGCGGGCAGCTCCACCTTCCATAAGAGTTGGCGTTTCGTGGCGCCGAAACTTTCTCCGGCTTCCAGCATCGGCTTGGGGATTGAGGTCAGGCCTAGATACGTCATGCGCACGGGGGCGGGCATAGCGAAAATGATCGTGACGATCAGCGCGGGCGCAGCACCGAGGCCGAACAGGATCAGAATGGGGATGAGGTAGACGAAGGTCGGCATCGTCTGCATCAGGTCGAGGATCGGCTGTGTGATGCGCCAGACGTGAGGTTTATGCGCAGCCCAAATTCCGATGGGCACGCCGATGATCATTGAGAGCGCGGTGGCCGACAGAACCAGCACGAGCGTCTGGACTGTCTCTTTCCACAAGCCCTGGTTCAGAATGAACAGCAGGCCGATCAAAACGCCGACGGCGAGAACGGCGGAACGCCGAAGCCAATAGGCGAGGCCGGCGAGAATAACCGCCAGAACGAGAGGCGGGATTTGCAGCAGGAAATCGGACGTTCCGTCGACGAACGTCTCGAGAACCGTCGATATGGCATCGAAAAACCACTGAAAATAGTCAGTGACGAAGTCGAAGATCGCTTTGCCGAATTGTCCAACCGGAATTTTCCAGGCAGTTACAAGCTTCGATACGGGGTCCATCTGCGCCATTCCCAGTGCTCAAGCTTCATTCGGCAACGGACGGCCGCTTGTGAAGCAGCCGTCCAGTCCTTTGCCGGGCGGATAGTGACAGGACCCCTACTTTGCGAGGTAGGCCTTCAGCGCAGCCTGTGGGTCGCCACCATCGAACGTGGTTACGCCTGCCAGCCACGGTGTTACGGCTTCAGGATTTTTCTTGAGCCATTCGAGCGCGGTCGCCTTTGGATCGGCACCGCTTTTCAGTACCGGCTCCATCATAGCGCCTTCCATGGCGAGATTGAATTTTTCGTTCTTCAGGAACTTGGCGACGTTCGGGCATTCTTTTTCGTAGCCGGCGCGAACGTTGGTGCTGACGGTTGCAGCGCCGAAACCGGAATCGCCCATGCCGTCGAGGTAGTGGATTTTCATGGCGCCCATGACCGGGTGGGGTGTCCAGCCGAGGAAGACGATCCACTTCTTCTTCTTCATGTCCTTTTCGGCTTCGGTGAGCATGCCCGCTTCGGAGCTTTCGACCAATTCGAAGCCCTGGAGGTTGTTCTCCGGCTTGGCGATCATTGTGCTGATGATGCGATTACCGTCGTTGCCAGCTTCGATGCCGTAGATCTTGCCGTCGAACTGATCTTTATGGGCGCCGAGGTCTTTAAGGCTTTTGACGCCCGCGTCGGCGACGTAGTCGGGGACGACGAGACCGTAACCGGCGTTATCGAGGTTGACGCCAAGCACCTCAACGGACTTGTCGTCGATGTAGGGCTTGATGTCGGCGGTCATGCTGGGCATCCAGTTGCCCAGGAACACGTCGATGTCCTTGTTTTTCAACGAGGCGTAGGTGACGGGAACGGAGAGCGTCTTGACCTCGGGCTCATAGCCGAGCGCTTCGAGAATGTTGCTGGTCAGTCCGGTCGTCACTTGAATGTCGGTCCAGCCGACGTCGGCGAAGCGGACTTTTTTGCAAGTGGTACTGTCGGCAGCGTGCGCCGCTGTTGCGGCCAGGACGAGGGCAAAAGTGGCCCCAATCGCTATGCGTGTCATGACAACTCCTGTTGTTGGCAATGGCAGGCGTGATGGACAACAGTCCGCTTGCTGGGGATCTGAAATCGGATCGCCCTTCTGTCGGTTGCCTGTTGAAGGCGCCACCCGGCGTGGGCGACCCCACCAGCTAATAGCAGCGGCGGGCTATCTATTTTTGCAATTGCGACGCGATCTAGCGCTTACGCGCCTCAGGCTACACTCCTTTCGCGAAGGGTGTCCATTTGATCCTGCGTAAATCGACGGTCTTCCGGTGCTCGCGAGCGCCGATCTAAATCGAAGGGACGCGTGCGCGCACCACAGACTTACGCTGTCGTGGCAGCGGCGGCGCGCTGAATTCGGCTGGGACCGTCTGGGGCTGGCGTTCGCTGCGCGGCGTGCGTCCGTAAAGGGCCCGATATGATTTGCTGAAATGGCAAGTCGATTGAAAACCGCAGGAAATAGCGATCTGCGTGATCGACATTTGCGATTGCACTAGCAGCTCGCGGGCGCGCCGGAGACGCAATTGCAAATAGTACTTTGTCGGTGTCGTTTCGAGCGAAACCTGGAACATGCGCTGGACTTGGCGCAAAGAAAGGCCCGCCAATTTTGCCAATTCGACAGCTGTCAGCGGTTCTTCGAAATTGGCTTCCATGAGTGCGGCGATGTCCACCAGCGCACTGTTGTTGTATCCCAGGCGCGCCGCCATCGGGATGTGCTGGCGGTCGAACCCGTCGCGCACGCGTTCCAGAATGAATTGGTTGGAAATATCGGCAACCAGCGTTTTACCGAATGCGCTTTTCACAACGGAGAGCATCAAGTCGGCGGGCGCTATCCCGCCCGTGCAGGTGACGCGGTCGCGGTCGATAACGAAAAGCTCTTCCTGGAACTGCACGCGTGGATGGAATTCGCGAAGGCCCGCCATGTTTTCCCAATGGACGGTGCATTTGTAGCCGTCGAGAAGGCCGGATTTCACGAGCGCGTAGGTGCCGGTGCACAGGCCACCAAGCACGATGCCATCGTGCGATATCCGGCGGAGAAGATTGATGAGCTTGTCGCTGACGTATCGCTCGACGTGCGTGCCGCCGCAGACGAGTACCATATCGAGATCGCCGGCATCATCGTAGGTTTTAGCGTCGGCGAAAGACAGGCCATTACTGCAGGACGTCGGCTTGCCGTCGACGGAAAGGATGGTCCACGAATAGTGGTCCTGCCCGCTCAAACGGTTGGCCATTCGCAAAACCTCGATCGCACTCGAAAGCGCGATCATGGTGTATTCATTCAGTGTCAGAAACCCGATCCGACGGATCGTTCTGAGTTTCGACGGAACCTCATTCACGCAGCAAAAGCTCCCGGATGCTCCGCAAATCTATGGCCTCCGCTTCTAGTCAAAGACTGAGGCGGGGTGATCGTTACGCCTGAGTATGACATCGAGCAGATCATGAGAAAATCTTAGCACCGCGCCGTGTTTTGACAAGTTCCAGAAAGTTCAATTCCTGCCGCAGAAAGAGGCTTTCGGTGCTGCAAAAGAAGGCGGTTGCAGCGCGAGATCGTTCGACTTTCGTCGGTCTTCCAGTGCGGTTTCGACTGTCGCGGGGGATAACATTTGTGTCGTATCTGACAATGCTTTCAGGCCTCTGGACCGGCATAGCGTGATGGGTGATCGGCGCAGGTTTTGGCGCCGGAAGTTGCTGCGAGCGAAGGGTGCCGCGCTCGGTTTGCAGCATGGGCAAATTCAATGAGTGTGGTCGATGGCGAAAGTTCTCCAAAACTATATCGGGGGCCGTTTTGTTGCGGCATCGGACGGGGAGACGTTCGCGAATGTCGATCCGGCGACGGGCGAGTTGATTTCACAGGTCGAGATCGCGCTTGCGCCTGAAATCGATGCTGCGCTGCAATCAGCAAAAGAAGGACTCGCTCGCTGGTCTGGCATGTCCGGTGCGGAGCGTGGGCGTGTTCTGAACAAGGCGGCACGGATTCTTCGCGACCGCAATCGCGAGTTGGCCGAGATCGAGGTTCGTGACACCGGCAAGCCAATTCAAGAAGCGGAAGTCGTCGATATCGTCAGCGGTGCCGATTGCATCGAATATTTCGCCGGGGTGGCGGCCACGTTGCACGGCGAGCAGATCGCACTGAATAATGCGTTCGTTTATACCCGCCGCGAACCGATGGGAATTTGTGTCGGTATCGGGTCATGGAACTATCCGATCCAGATCGCGTGCTGGAAGTCGGCGCCGGCGCTGGCATGCGGCAATGCGATGATCTTCAAGACGTCGGAGATGACGCCGACGACCTCCGCCAAGCTTGCCGAGATCTACACGGAAGCAGGGTTGCCAGATGGCGTCTTCAATGTTTTGCACGGAGACGCACGCACCGGTTCAATGCTGACGACAGATCCGCGCGTTGCGAAAATCTCGCTGACCGGTTCGGTGGGCACTGGCAAGAAGATCGTAGCTGCGGCGGCCGCTACTTTGAAGCGTACAACGATGGAGCTCAGCGGCAAGTCGGCACTTCTTGTGTTCCAGGACGCTGATCTTCGGCAGGCCGTTTCCGCGGCGATGCTCGGAAATTTTTACACGCAGGGCGAAATATGCACGAACTGCACGCGCGTGTTTGTCCACGACGACATCTACGATGCCTTCGTCGATATGGTGGTGGAGCGGACGAAAAAGCTGCGCATCGGTTTGCCACTCGATCCTGAAACACAAGTAGGGGCGTTGATTTCGCGGCCGCATATGGAACGGGTCTTGAGTTTCATCGAGGCCGGAAAGGCGGAAGGCGCACGGCTCTGCTACGGTGGCGAACGAGTTGATGAGGTTCCGCTCGATCGCGGCAACTATGTGCGTCCGGCCGTTTTCACCGAGTGCACGGACGAGATGAGCATTGTGCGAGAAGAAATCTTCGGGCCGGTCATGTCGGTTTTGCGGTTCCGCGACGAGGACGATGTCATAGCGCGTGCGAATGCGACGCGCTTCGGATTGGCCGCGGGGCTTTTTACGCGCGATCTTGCACGCGCGCATCGCGTCGCTGCGCGCCTCGAAGCGGGCATCTGCTGGATCAACAACTATAACATCACGCCCGTCGAGATGCCGTTCGGCGGCATCAAGGAGTCGGGCTTCGGCCACGAGAACGGCCAGGTCGCCATCGAGCACTACACGCAGTTGAAGAGCGTCTATGTGGAACTGGGCGATGTGCAGTGCCCGTACGAATGACGCATCGTCAGATTAAGACAGAAAGACTGAGGTCCAAGGAACGATGAGCAAAACCCAAGACTTCGACTACATCATCGTCGGTGCCGGGTCGGCGGGATGCGTCCTTGCCAACCGCCTGACGGAAGACGAAGGGGTTCGCGTTCTCGTTCTCGAAGCCGGGCCGCAAGACAACAGCATTTTCATTCATATGCCGTCGGCGTTCGCGTATCCGCTGGCCGGCACGAAATACAACTGGTGGTACGAGTCGGAGCCGGAGCCTTATCTCGATAATCGGCGGATGTACTGTCCGCGTGGACGCGTCGTCGGTGGCTCGTCGTCTATCAACGGCATGATCTATATTCGAGGTCATGCCTTCGATTACGACGCTTGGGCGCGTCATCAGGGCTTGCAGGACTGGTCGTATTTCAACTGTCTGCCGTATTTCAAGAAGGCCGAGACGCGGCTCAAGGGCGGCGATAAGTATCGCGGCAATTCCGGGCCGCTTTATGTGACGACTGCGCCGTGCACGAATCCGCTTTACGATACCTTCATTGAGGCAGGCCGGCAGGCGGGCTATCCGGTGACCGAGGATATGAACGGTTACCAGCAGGAAGGCCTCGGCCGCATGGACATGACGGTCTACAAAGGCCGTCGCTGGAGCGCCGCTCAGGCGTTTCTGCGGCCAGCGCAGAAGCGTGGCGGCGTTGAACTCAAGGCGAAAACGCTCGTCACGCGCATCCTGTTCGAAGGACGTCGTGCCGTCGGCGTCGAGTTCAGCCATGGCGGCAATCTGCAGTCGGCGCGCGCAACGCGCGAGGTGATCGTCAGCGGCGGCGCGATCAATTCACCGCAAATCTTGATGCTGTCGGGTATTGGCAATGCGGATGAATTGAAAAAACACGGCATTCCGGTCGTGCAGGATTCGCCGGGCGTTGGAGAAAACCTGCAGGACCACATCGAGGCCTACGTCCAGTACGAATGCACCAAGCCGGTTTCGATTTACAGCGCCAATAATCCGCTGGCAAAATTGAAGATCGGCATCGAGTGGCTGCTGACGGGGAAGGGCCTCGGCGCGACGAACCATTTCGAGTCCGGCGGTTTTATCCGCAGTGAAGCCGGCGTTTTGCATCCCGATCTACAATATCACTTCTTCCCGATGGCCATCAGCTACGACGGCACGTCGGCGGCGAAGGGGCATGGCTTCCAGGCGCATATTGGGCCGATGCGACCGACGAGCCGGGGCTATGTGAAGCTTAAATCAGCCGATCCGCGCGAGTATCCAAGAGTACTCTTCAACTACATGCAGACGGAGCAGGACCGCAAAGAGATGCGGGCGGGCATCCGTTTAACGCGCGAGATCTTTTCGCAGCAGGCCTTCGACCAGTACCGTGGTGCCGAATTGGCGCCGGGGCCATCCGAAACGAGTGACGCCGCCATCGACGCCTTCATCCGTGCGAAGGCCGAAAGCGCCTATCATCCGTCATGCTCGTGCCGGATGGGAACCGATGAGATGGCCGTCGTTGACGGTACGGGCAAGGTTTATGGCGTCGAAGCATTGCGGTTGGTCGATGCGTCGATCATGCCGGATGTCGTCAGTGGTAACCTCAACGTGCCGACCATCATGATGGCCGAGAAGCTGGCGGATGCAATCCGTGGACGGCCGCCACTGCCGGCGGAAGAGGTGCCGGTGTGGTTCAATCCGAACTATCAGACACAGCAGCGATAAGCCAGGGTGCTGAAAGCTCGGCAAGCGCCCTAGTGCTTGCCGACGTCCCCGAAGGGTGAAGCGGCGCCGGTTTGCCGCAGCAACAGCACGAATGGAATAAGCAACAGGAAGCTCAGCGTTACGAAGCCGAAGGCTTCGATGAAGCCGATCATTGTCGATTGGCGTGTCAACTCATAGCCCAGAATCTGCATCGCACGCGGATCGGTTGGCAACAGTCCCGTCGAGTTAAGCCACATGTGCAGGGCGGGATTGTAGGGATTGATCCCGGCCGAGAGGGTCTGAAGGTTCTCGTGCGTCGCGCGCGTCAGAATCGTTGCGCCTATCGCGATGCCCAGCGAGCCGCCAATCGTACGTGCGATGTTGAAGATGCTCGCGGCCTGATCCGAAGCGTTTTTCGGTAGCGTTTGATAGGCGAGTGTCGAGAGCGGCACGAAGATCATGCCCATGCCGATGCCTTGGACGATGCTCGGCGCGATAATCCAGAAGCGATCGACGTCGAGGTTATATGTCGTCGTCACGTAGGTTCCGGCGGCGGACAGTGTCAGTCCGACGAATACCAGCCAGCGGGAATCGATGTGCTGGATCAGCGTTGCGACCACGACCATGCCAATGGCGACGGCGATACCGCGCGGCGCCATCACCAGACCGGCGGTGCTTGCCGGATAGCCGAGCAAATGTTCCAGGAACAGCGGCTGCAGCGCGATGGTGCTCAGCATGCCGACACCGAACGCCATGATCAGGAATGTCGACGTCGCCAGATTGCGATCTCGCAGAAGATTGAGCTTCAGGATGGCGTCCGGCCGATTGAAGCTTCGAACCGTGAACCAGGTTAGGCATGCGAAGGATAGGAGCGCGAGGCTGACGATCATTTGCGATGCAAACCAGCCTTCGCTGTTGCCGCGGTCGAGCAGCATTTGCAGGCTGCCGACACCGATTGCCAGGAGCGCAGCGCCGAGCCAATCAATCGGCGAGCCCGAATGGGGCGTCGCTTTGATGTAGGCGGAGATCAGAAGCAGGTTGATGATGCCGATGGGAAGGTTGACGTAGAATACCCATTGCCAACCGAGGTGGTCGGTGATGAAGCCGCCGACCGTTGGCCCCATGATCGGGCCGAGCAGGACGCCGATACCCCAGATCGCCATGGCCTTGCCGCGCTTCTCCGGCTCGAAACTGTCGACCATCGTCGCTTGTGAGAGAGGGACGACGCTTGCCCCGAATGCACCCTGAAGCAAGCGGAAGATGACCATCTGCATCAGTGAATGCGATTGGCCGCACAGCATCGAGGACACGACGAAGCCTGCGACGCTGACTGTCAGCACGCGTTTTCGGCCGAAGCGCTCAGCGAGAAAGCCGCTCATCGGAATGACGATGGCTTCGGCGACGATATAGGACGTTAAAACCCAGGTGATCTGATCGGGCGTCGCTCCAAGGGTGCCCATCATGTCGGGCAGGGCGACGTTGACGATGGTCATGTCGAGAATGACCATCAGCACCGCCAGCAGCACCGCGAGCGAACTCAGCAGCCTGCTCGGTCCGGCGGCGGCGTCGGCTGGGGCCGCGACCTGATTATTTGGTGGCACTACCCGCTCCATCGGACGTGGTGTCGATGGTTACAGACGCAGACGCGCCGACGCCCAGCGGCAGGTCGCCAGATTCGACCGTAAGGGCGATCCTGACGGGAAAGCGCTGGACGACCTTGACCCAGCTGCCCGTCGCATTTTCCGAAGGCATCAGCGAGAACGCCGAGGCGCTGGCGCGGCTCACGGCTTCGACCTTCCCGGTCAACTTTTTCGACGGATCGCTGTCAAGCCACACGGACGCCGTTTGGCCGGGCTTGATGCGGGCAAGGTCGGTTTCCTTGAAATTCGCATCGACCCACCACGTCGAGGTATCGACGAGCGGGAAGAGCGGTACGCCGGCTTTCGCGACTTCGCCGGGCTGGACGCGGACTTTGCCGACCGTGCCGTCGACCGGCGCCTTGATCGTCGCGTGCGAAAGTTCAGCATTGGCTTCGGCGACGGCGATATCGGCCTCTTCAGCATTGCCTTTGGCGGCTGCGGCCTGGGGGCCGGTCGCCTGGGCGGCTTGCTGCTTGGCGATGTCGCGGCGAATTTCAGCGCGTTTGAGGGTAGCGCGGAAAGGCGCTTGATTGAGCTCGATCAGAACGTCGCCTTGCTGGACGGTCGAGAATTCCTTGACTTTCACGTCCATGATGAGGCCTGTCACCAACGGCGTGATCTGGATTATATTGGCTTCGACCTGGGCGTTGTCCGTCGATGGATAGAGCGTTTCGTGCTGCCAATAGGCGTAGCCGGCAGCGATGAGGGCGAGGAGACAGACAAAGCTAAGAAGGCCTATGCCCCGCTTCGAAAGCAGCGGCTTTTTATCGGAAGGCGTGACCTGGCCACCGTTGGCCGGTGGCTTTTTTTCTGGCAATCGGTCTTGCATTGGCTTCTTCCGTTTATTCGAAGGCTGCAACTTCCGTAGTCCTTTTGCAGTTGCCAGGAACGGGAATGTCTGCCGCAACAGGCAAAATGGGCACGCACGCCGTCCGACGCCCAATCACGGTATACGACTGGCCCGGCCGAAATATTGAGCTTTTTGATTGCCGCCGGCGCGGAAGTCTATCCCGACGCGGCGCACAAAAAGAGACAATCGATGCCCCCTCTACAGGCTCTTAGGGGATTTGTCACCAACGCGACGATTACGCGTGCCGGGTCGCCGAAATGTCGCGGTAGTGGGCTTTCGGGCGAGGCCCGCCGTTTATCTTCGGCTGGCGCTTTCAACCTGAAAAACGGTCGGCTTTACGGATTCGTTCCGGCAGTTTCCGCTGGATCGGAGGCGGGACAGGGCCGGGTGGGGCAGCGTTAACGGTCGTTCCAGGATGCGTGCATCATCAGAAACCGAAGTTTTAACCGGTCGAAGGAGCTAGGCCCCGACGTTAACGGATCGGGAGCGATTGGGGGCGCAATAATCGGTTCTCATTCCTAAGCTGACTTTAAAAACCATCCGT from Hyphomicrobium sp. MC1 harbors:
- a CDS encoding aromatic ring-hydroxylating dioxygenase subunit alpha, which translates into the protein MQLSNELRSLIARRRPGYSLEAPFYQSKEIFDLDMEVIFGGTWIYVGCEPDIPEPGDYFTVPIGKTSVVVARDDDMSITAFHNVCRHRGARLCDGDKGSVGNVVCPYHQWTYDLRGNLIHTEHMGDDFDRSKFGLKMVHVGNVAGLIFVCLADNPPVDFEQMRREMEPYILPHRISDCKVAYEEDLIENGNWKFTMENNRECYHCKGNHPELTISLYEFGFGYQPSPENADDVRAFKDLTTREHARWESCGLPSVELEFLDSRVTAFRTERLPLDKAGESQTLDSKVACKKLLGDLSLRNLGGLSFWTQPNSWHHFMSDHIVTFSVLPIDAERTLLRTKWLVHKDAVEGQDYDPKALSAVWHATNMQDGALVERTQVGSYSAAYVPGPYSPYTEELVEKFMSWYFQRLRTATGHESATVSPFAASA
- a CDS encoding FAD-binding oxidoreductase → MSEMQDRLGPAQWDAVPGKWNSDEDDVLVCTHVRAETHDVKSFLFRTPTAKLFRFRPGQFITLELEIDGETINRCYTMSSSPTRPDTLSITVKRVPGGKVSNWLHDNLKAGVAIKAFGPSGEFSCTLHAAPKYLFLSGGSGVTPLMSMSRALYDLGEDRDVVFVHSARTPRDIIFRNELATIAHGMNRFRTAFVCENIGEQRDWSAPTGFLTLPLLKSMVPDLSEREIFCCGPEAYMANVRAMLAAAGFDMARYHEESFSFERLSPVEQEEVQAAVAAESVPSVGFKIEFTKSGRTIDCRPDQFILEAAKAAGLRLPFSCSKGVCGTCKSKKVDGQVVMTHGGGIRQREVDAGMILICCSKPLSDVTIEK
- the choV gene encoding choline ABC transporter ATP-binding protein, translating into MSVAVDFKNVDIIFGKDVARTLAMVDAGATRAEILAKTGAVLGAAGANLTVNEGEISVLMGLSGSGKSTLLRAVNGLNKVSRGSLLVKDGDRMVDIATCDAATLRHMRQNQVAMVFQQFALLPWRTVRENAGLGLELAGVPAAELKERVDRQLHLVGLDSWADKYVHELSGGMQQRVGLARAFATDAPILLMDEPFSALDPLIRTKLQDELLQLQKTIKKTIIFVSHDLEEALKIGNRITIMESGRIVQSGTPEDIVLNPADDYVRDFIANVNPLSVLTAWNVMRDKRDLETAGDNWLWLDRRQTTKFRIDGTGKVEAAECRGKQASWVTCGEIEETPSDEFSPVYWARPGTSLKTVILAMHKSGTAPVALFDDDDRFVGSIGVRDVLQAILRRSD
- the choW gene encoding choline ABC transporter permease subunit gives rise to the protein MDPVSKLVTAWKIPVGQFGKAIFDFVTDYFQWFFDAISTVLETFVDGTSDFLLQIPPLVLAVILAGLAYWLRRSAVLAVGVLIGLLFILNQGLWKETVQTLVLVLSATALSMIIGVPIGIWAAHKPHVWRITQPILDLMQTMPTFVYLIPILILFGLGAAPALIVTIIFAMPAPVRMTYLGLTSIPKPMLEAGESFGATKRQLLWKVELPAALPSIMAGLTQCIMLSLSMVVFATLIGAPSLGNPVNRALANRNIPLGIEAGLAIVILAIILDRVLAIKPEVRK
- the choX gene encoding choline ABC transporter substrate-binding protein; the encoded protein is MTRIAIGATFALVLAATAAHAADSTTCKKVRFADVGWTDIQVTTGLTSNILEALGYEPEVKTLSVPVTYASLKNKDIDVFLGNWMPSMTADIKPYIDDKSVEVLGVNLDNAGYGLVVPDYVADAGVKSLKDLGAHKDQFDGKIYGIEAGNDGNRIISTMIAKPENNLQGFELVESSEAGMLTEAEKDMKKKKWIVFLGWTPHPVMGAMKIHYLDGMGDSGFGAATVSTNVRAGYEKECPNVAKFLKNEKFNLAMEGAMMEPVLKSGADPKATALEWLKKNPEAVTPWLAGVTTFDGGDPQAALKAYLAK